The Salinibaculum sp. SYNS191 genome has a window encoding:
- a CDS encoding Hsp20/alpha crystallin family protein, whose translation MRDDRDDPFDDFFDEIERMMNEMMGTNAEFRFEHGRSGTPDGGHDVHLDVHETDETVRVVADVPGISKDDIDLKCDGTTLYVSAGSGDRDYRERVDLPTRVDEHSADATYNNGVLEVSFERGDDSTDIDI comes from the coding sequence ATGCGAGACGACCGCGACGACCCCTTCGACGATTTCTTCGACGAGATAGAGCGGATGATGAACGAGATGATGGGCACGAACGCCGAGTTCCGATTCGAACACGGCAGGAGCGGAACCCCCGACGGCGGCCACGACGTCCACCTCGACGTCCACGAGACCGACGAGACCGTGCGAGTCGTCGCGGACGTCCCCGGCATCTCGAAGGACGACATCGACCTGAAATGCGACGGGACGACGCTGTACGTCTCGGCCGGCAGCGGCGACCGCGACTACCGCGAGCGCGTCGACCTCCCGACGCGCGTCGACGAGCACTCCGCCGACGCCACCTACAACAACGGCGTCCTCGAAGTGAGCTTCGAGCGAGGGGACGACTCCACCGACATCGACATCTGA
- a CDS encoding DICT sensory domain-containing protein produces MLETLVADAHQHRKHFTVYTTDGDADLTAQFENRGVTVEQRRLPDGGPEPFVTIHDDGEFIGALRLADLEELLAPPVVRPGSREDVSAGYRALFELLENTVFSSLDRRQLLGASREIEDRAFRVGHGTLRASFQSFSVFEAQTEVYRHLATETALDIHVYGEDDWSPPDIEGITYHPSTAESVDRFWVVAFDGGGEEMQACALVARQESEDEYAGTWTYDPDTVGEILADLEATDD; encoded by the coding sequence ATGCTCGAAACCCTCGTCGCGGACGCCCACCAGCACCGGAAGCACTTTACCGTCTACACGACCGACGGGGACGCCGACCTCACGGCACAGTTCGAGAACCGCGGCGTGACAGTGGAGCAGCGCCGGCTCCCGGACGGGGGTCCCGAGCCGTTCGTCACGATACACGACGACGGGGAGTTCATCGGGGCGCTCCGCCTCGCAGACCTGGAGGAGTTGCTCGCGCCGCCGGTGGTCCGGCCGGGGTCCCGCGAGGACGTCTCCGCCGGCTATCGCGCCCTGTTCGAGTTGCTGGAGAACACCGTCTTCAGTTCGCTCGACCGCCGGCAGTTGCTCGGCGCCAGCCGCGAGATAGAGGACCGCGCGTTCCGCGTCGGACACGGGACGCTCCGGGCCAGTTTCCAGTCGTTCTCCGTGTTCGAGGCACAGACGGAAGTCTACAGACATCTCGCGACCGAGACGGCGCTGGACATCCACGTCTACGGCGAGGACGACTGGTCGCCGCCGGATATCGAGGGCATAACCTACCATCCGAGTACGGCCGAGTCCGTCGACCGCTTCTGGGTGGTCGCCTTCGACGGTGGCGGCGAGGAGATGCAGGCCTGCGCGCTCGTCGCGCGCCAGGAGAGTGAAGACGAGTACGCCGGCACCTGGACCTACGACCCCGACACCGTCGGTGAAATCCTCGCCGACCTCGAAGCGACCGACGACTGA
- a CDS encoding phosphoglycerate kinase — MSYKTLDDLDDGQRVLLRADLNSPVEEGRVQDNRRFARHARTVRELVEKGHRVAVLAHQGRPGRDSFVPLEQHADILAEHVDQPVKYVADTYGPSAIEAINDLAPGDVLLLENVRMTDDELPEKEPEEHAKSGLVKRLSREFDAYIGDGYSVAHRKHASIVGFPLVMDAYAGRVMVAEYEANSSIASKEFDGEVTMVAGGKKATDVIEVMTALEDKVDNFLLGGIAGELFLRAVGYDVGRDIGDMDLYDEQYHRNREKIQHMIEAHPSELVYPTDLAYEDENGERAEVTVSDVKNKDHDYLDVGADTTSRYADIAAHSGAVFVKGALGVFEDERFAYGTTNILEAIAACDGFSVVGGGDTSRAINMYGLREEDFSHVSIAGGAYIRALTGKPLPGVEVLKRANEAEAEVAE, encoded by the coding sequence ATGAGCTACAAGACCCTCGACGACCTCGACGACGGCCAGCGCGTGCTCCTCCGTGCTGACCTGAACTCACCAGTCGAGGAGGGTCGCGTCCAGGACAACCGCCGCTTCGCCCGCCACGCCCGGACCGTCCGGGAACTGGTCGAGAAGGGTCACCGCGTCGCCGTCCTCGCTCACCAGGGCCGCCCCGGACGGGACTCCTTCGTCCCGCTCGAACAGCACGCCGACATCCTCGCCGAGCACGTCGACCAGCCGGTCAAGTACGTCGCCGACACCTACGGGCCGTCCGCTATCGAGGCCATCAACGACCTGGCACCCGGCGACGTGCTCCTGCTGGAGAACGTCCGGATGACCGACGACGAACTCCCGGAGAAAGAGCCCGAGGAACACGCCAAGAGCGGGCTTGTCAAGCGCCTCTCCCGGGAGTTCGACGCCTACATCGGCGACGGCTACTCCGTCGCCCACCGCAAGCACGCCTCCATCGTCGGCTTCCCGCTGGTGATGGACGCCTACGCCGGCCGCGTCATGGTCGCGGAGTACGAGGCCAACTCCTCAATCGCCAGCAAGGAGTTCGACGGCGAGGTGACGATGGTCGCCGGCGGCAAGAAAGCCACCGACGTCATCGAGGTGATGACAGCGCTGGAGGACAAGGTCGACAACTTCCTGCTGGGCGGCATCGCCGGCGAACTGTTCCTGCGCGCGGTCGGCTACGACGTGGGGCGGGACATCGGGGACATGGACCTCTACGACGAGCAGTACCACCGGAACCGCGAGAAGATACAGCACATGATAGAGGCCCATCCGAGCGAACTCGTCTACCCGACGGACCTCGCCTACGAGGACGAGAACGGCGAGCGCGCGGAGGTGACCGTCTCGGACGTGAAGAACAAGGACCACGACTACCTCGACGTGGGCGCGGACACCACCTCCCGCTACGCCGACATCGCCGCCCACTCCGGCGCGGTGTTCGTCAAGGGTGCGCTGGGCGTCTTCGAGGACGAGCGCTTCGCCTACGGCACGACGAACATCCTCGAAGCCATCGCGGCCTGCGACGGCTTCTCTGTCGTCGGCGGCGGCGACACCTCCCGCGCAATCAACATGTACGGGTTGCGCGAGGAGGACTTCTCGCACGTCTCCATCGCCGGCGGGGCCTACATCCGGGCGCTGACCGGCAAGCCGCTGCCCGGCGTGGAAGTCCTCAAGCGGGCCAACGAGGCCGAAGCGGAAGTCGCCGAGTAG
- a CDS encoding HalOD1 output domain-containing protein encodes MSTTRTPPTGRYDPSSGKTLAVAIAEEIAAASGTEPAAPDLQLFDYIDPEALNSLHDHAATKGEATWELEFDVEDVTVTVTSDGRITVV; translated from the coding sequence ATGAGCACGACGCGCACGCCACCGACCGGTCGCTACGACCCCTCGTCCGGGAAGACGCTGGCCGTCGCCATCGCCGAGGAGATAGCCGCCGCCAGCGGGACGGAGCCGGCGGCACCGGACCTGCAACTGTTCGACTACATCGACCCGGAGGCGCTCAACAGCCTGCACGACCACGCGGCCACCAAGGGTGAAGCCACGTGGGAACTCGAATTCGACGTCGAGGACGTGACGGTCACGGTCACCAGCGACGGGCGAATCACCGTCGTCTGA
- a CDS encoding ABC transporter permease subunit, with translation MSWAVVARKDFNDARRSRSLWGLSIAFLLLAVLFAALYTYIPEISGGGELSSLGLMGFLSAPVGIFVAVASLVIAYKSVAGETESGSGKLLLSLPNTRRDVLFGKILGRTLVLAIPVVVGLAAMLAVVLATNVALEPVEYALFTAVTLLFVLVYVTLFVGISASTTSTARAATVAVLVLVVVEFAWDIVPLAAWFVLNGFQVPAAFLTGDIAAMPDVIAFLANLPPSQAYLSAVGGVLSGSLSGAGPWYLSQAFSLVVLVVWALVPAGIGYRRYRRADL, from the coding sequence ATGAGCTGGGCCGTCGTCGCGCGCAAGGATTTCAACGACGCCCGCCGCTCGCGCTCGCTGTGGGGACTGTCGATTGCCTTCCTGCTGCTCGCCGTCCTGTTCGCCGCGCTGTACACCTACATCCCGGAGATTTCGGGCGGTGGTGAGCTCTCGTCGCTCGGGCTGATGGGATTCCTCTCGGCCCCCGTCGGTATCTTCGTCGCCGTCGCCTCGCTGGTCATCGCCTACAAGTCGGTCGCCGGCGAGACCGAGTCCGGGTCGGGCAAGCTCCTGTTGAGCCTGCCCAACACCCGCCGCGACGTCCTGTTCGGGAAGATTCTCGGCCGGACGCTCGTGCTCGCCATCCCCGTCGTCGTCGGCCTCGCGGCCATGCTCGCGGTCGTCCTCGCGACGAACGTGGCCCTCGAACCCGTCGAGTACGCGCTCTTTACCGCCGTGACGCTCTTGTTCGTGCTGGTGTACGTGACGCTGTTCGTCGGCATCTCGGCCAGTACCACCTCGACCGCGCGGGCCGCGACCGTGGCGGTCCTCGTGCTGGTCGTCGTGGAGTTCGCCTGGGACATCGTCCCGCTGGCGGCCTGGTTCGTCCTCAACGGCTTCCAGGTGCCGGCCGCGTTCCTCACCGGCGACATCGCGGCGATGCCCGACGTCATCGCCTTCCTGGCGAATCTGCCGCCGAGCCAGGCCTATCTCAGCGCCGTCGGCGGCGTCCTCTCCGGGTCACTGAGCGGCGCTGGCCCGTGGTACCTCTCCCAGGCCTTCAGCCTGGTCGTCCTCGTGGTGTGGGCACTCGTCCCCGCCGGAATCGGCTACCGCCGCTACCGCCGCGCCGACCTCTGA
- a CDS encoding glutathione S-transferase family protein produces MNMLVDGEWQRDAYESTTEDGEFDRQETTFREFVRDEEDARFQPEAGRYHLYVSYACPWAHRTLLVRALKGLEDAISVDIVDPFRADDGWQFTPEKAGCTEDTVNGSDYLREVYVAADPEMTGRVTVPVLWDKQEETIVNNESKEILRMLDTEFDDLAEYDVDLYPEGYREEVDRIIDDIYEPINNGVYRAGFAKSQEAYDRAVDELFDALDHWDAVLADQRYLAGDRLTEADICMFTTLIRFDQVYHTHFMCNKKQIHEYDNLWPYLRDLYQTGVAVEGTPLVAGTVNMDHIKEHYYTTHPDVTPSRIVAAGPDLDFTAEHDRDELPGSPPEALLPLA; encoded by the coding sequence ATGAACATGCTCGTCGACGGCGAGTGGCAGCGAGACGCCTACGAGTCCACGACAGAGGATGGAGAGTTCGACCGCCAGGAGACCACGTTCCGCGAGTTCGTCAGGGACGAGGAGGACGCCCGCTTCCAGCCGGAAGCCGGCCGGTACCACCTCTACGTCTCCTACGCCTGTCCGTGGGCCCACCGGACGCTGCTGGTCCGTGCGCTGAAGGGGCTGGAGGACGCTATCTCCGTGGACATCGTCGACCCGTTCCGGGCCGACGACGGCTGGCAGTTCACCCCCGAGAAGGCGGGCTGTACCGAGGATACCGTCAACGGCAGCGACTACCTGCGGGAAGTGTACGTGGCGGCCGACCCAGAGATGACCGGCCGCGTCACGGTCCCGGTCCTCTGGGACAAACAGGAGGAGACCATCGTCAACAACGAGTCGAAGGAGATTCTGCGGATGCTCGACACCGAGTTCGACGACCTCGCCGAGTACGACGTGGACCTCTACCCGGAGGGCTACCGCGAGGAGGTCGACCGAATCATCGACGACATCTACGAGCCCATCAACAACGGCGTCTACCGCGCCGGCTTCGCCAAATCTCAGGAGGCCTACGACCGCGCAGTCGACGAGCTGTTCGACGCGCTGGACCACTGGGACGCCGTGCTGGCCGACCAGCGCTACCTCGCCGGCGACCGCCTGACGGAAGCGGACATCTGCATGTTCACCACGCTGATTCGCTTCGACCAGGTCTACCACACCCACTTCATGTGCAACAAGAAGCAGATTCACGAGTACGACAACCTCTGGCCGTACCTGCGTGACCTCTATCAGACGGGCGTCGCCGTCGAGGGGACGCCGCTCGTCGCCGGGACGGTGAACATGGACCACATCAAGGAACACTACTACACCACCCACCCCGACGTCACCCCCTCGCGCATCGTCGCCGCCGGGCCGGACCTCGACTTCACGGCCGAACACGACCGGGACGAACTGCCCGGCAGTCCACCCGAAGCGCTCCTCCCGCTGGCCTGA
- a CDS encoding DUF4097 family beta strand repeat-containing protein — MKRRALLACSGTALAAGLAGCTGSLFGSRVTESFDRSYDVADGATLTVSNRNGDVEVRDTDGDQLAVSGEKRAPRQSGLDAISVDVSTGEEIAVDVDLGSGSSFSNRSVELTVEVPDGVAVDSASSSNGRVTVADVAGDVDASSSNGQVEVTDVDGYVRCETSNGDIRTRNTTGLRGAQTSNGTVDVEVLAMRDDVTCRSTNGSVTVRVGPEVVAAFRLSTSNGDAEVRDVEHTVTTSRNKRIEGRLNGGTEPLLRLETTNGDVTLRSADE, encoded by the coding sequence ATGAAGCGCCGCGCCCTCCTCGCGTGCAGCGGGACCGCCCTGGCGGCCGGTCTCGCCGGCTGTACCGGCTCGCTGTTTGGCTCCCGGGTGACCGAATCGTTCGACCGGAGCTACGACGTCGCCGACGGGGCGACGCTGACGGTCAGCAACCGCAACGGCGACGTCGAGGTCCGGGACACGGACGGCGACCAGCTCGCCGTCTCCGGCGAGAAGCGCGCCCCCAGGCAGTCCGGACTGGACGCCATCAGCGTCGACGTCTCGACGGGCGAGGAGATCGCCGTCGACGTTGACCTCGGGAGCGGGTCGAGCTTCTCGAACCGCAGCGTCGAACTCACTGTCGAGGTGCCCGACGGCGTCGCCGTCGACAGCGCCTCCTCCTCGAACGGGCGCGTGACAGTCGCGGACGTCGCCGGCGACGTCGACGCCTCCTCCAGCAACGGCCAGGTGGAGGTGACCGACGTGGACGGGTACGTCCGGTGCGAGACCTCCAACGGAGACATCCGGACCCGGAACACGACGGGGCTGCGGGGCGCGCAGACGTCCAACGGGACCGTCGACGTCGAGGTGCTGGCGATGCGCGACGACGTGACCTGCCGGTCGACCAACGGCTCGGTCACGGTCCGTGTCGGACCCGAGGTAGTCGCGGCCTTCCGGCTCTCGACGAGCAACGGCGACGCCGAAGTGCGGGACGTCGAACATACGGTCACGACGTCCCGGAACAAGCGCATCGAGGGACGGCTCAACGGCGGGACCGAGCCACTGCTCCGCCTGGAAACGACCAACGGCGACGTGACGCTCCGGTCGGCCGACGAGTGA
- a CDS encoding 50S ribosomal protein L16 has product MSDKPASMYRDIDKPAYTRREYITGIPGSKIAQHKMGDRNKDPEDYPVQISLEVEESVQLRHGSLEAARLSANRHLIKELGENNYSMILRKFPHQVLRENKQATGAGADRVSDGMRQAFGKIVGTAARIQAGERLFTAYCDVDQAAAVKEAYRRAYNKITPPCRIVVERGEELLIA; this is encoded by the coding sequence ATGTCCGACAAACCCGCCTCTATGTACCGGGACATCGACAAGCCCGCGTACACGCGACGTGAGTACATCACGGGCATTCCCGGGTCGAAGATTGCACAGCACAAGATGGGCGACCGGAACAAGGACCCCGAGGACTATCCGGTCCAGATTTCGCTGGAGGTCGAGGAGAGCGTCCAGCTCCGCCACGGCTCGCTGGAGGCAGCGCGCCTATCGGCTAACCGCCACCTCATCAAGGAACTCGGCGAGAACAACTACTCGATGATTCTCCGGAAGTTCCCCCACCAGGTCCTGCGCGAGAACAAGCAGGCGACCGGTGCCGGGGCCGACCGTGTCTCCGACGGGATGCGCCAGGCGTTCGGGAAAATCGTCGGCACCGCCGCGCGAATCCAGGCCGGCGAGCGCCTCTTTACCGCCTACTGCGACGTCGACCAGGCCGCGGCTGTCAAGGAAGCCTACCGGCGCGCCTACAACAAGATTACCCCGCCCTGCCGCATCGTCGTCGAGCGCGGCGAGGAACTGCTCATCGCGTAA
- a CDS encoding HTH domain-containing protein: MTADAPRIELYVRSLAPTEARDTQEAVVERLQRLDETGRISGFELALCGDCVCPSLNTAATDTGERLLRRYEAFQRWAASQDRELTGFRQRDTESLLTGTTVTGVVFPRITLAEYRNGGLAFVAPSANGTDQTGVLDRLDAY, encoded by the coding sequence GTGACGGCGGATGCGCCCCGCATCGAGCTGTACGTCAGGTCGCTCGCGCCGACCGAGGCCAGAGACACCCAGGAGGCGGTGGTCGAACGGCTCCAGCGGCTGGACGAGACGGGGCGCATCAGCGGGTTCGAACTCGCCCTCTGTGGCGACTGCGTCTGTCCGTCGCTGAACACGGCCGCCACGGACACCGGCGAGCGACTCCTCCGTCGGTACGAGGCCTTCCAGCGCTGGGCCGCGAGCCAGGACCGCGAACTCACCGGGTTCCGGCAGCGGGACACCGAGTCGCTGCTGACCGGGACCACGGTCACCGGCGTCGTCTTCCCCCGCATCACGCTCGCGGAGTACCGCAACGGCGGGCTCGCGTTCGTCGCCCCCTCGGCCAACGGCACCGACCAGACCGGCGTCCTCGACCGTCTCGACGCGTACTGA
- a CDS encoding sugar phosphate nucleotidyltransferase, which yields MQAVVPAAGEGTRLRPLTADRPKGLVEVAGKPLLTHVFETLAALDVTDVVVVVGYRGDDICEFYGGSFEGTPLTYVRQDDRRGLGHAVLQAAPHVDGDFVVLNGDNVCRANVEEVIARHRGTDADATLLVEEVSRERAARGGVVDHEDGEVTGLVEKPADPPSTLVPRGFFAFSEAIFPVCRLVTPGHTGEIELTAAVDLLVSAGRRVETVDLSGWCVNVNTGADRERVADLLGR from the coding sequence GTGCAGGCAGTCGTGCCCGCGGCCGGCGAGGGAACGCGGCTCCGCCCGCTGACCGCCGACCGTCCGAAGGGACTCGTGGAGGTGGCCGGCAAGCCACTGCTGACGCACGTCTTCGAGACGCTGGCGGCCCTCGACGTGACCGACGTCGTGGTCGTCGTCGGCTACCGCGGCGACGATATCTGCGAGTTCTACGGCGGTTCCTTCGAGGGCACTCCGCTGACGTACGTCCGCCAGGACGACCGGCGCGGCCTCGGCCACGCCGTCCTGCAGGCGGCCCCGCACGTCGACGGCGACTTCGTGGTGCTCAACGGCGACAACGTCTGTCGTGCCAACGTCGAGGAGGTCATCGCACGCCACCGCGGGACTGACGCCGACGCGACGCTTCTGGTCGAGGAGGTGTCCCGGGAGCGCGCCGCCCGCGGCGGCGTCGTCGACCACGAGGACGGCGAGGTGACGGGTCTGGTCGAGAAGCCAGCGGACCCGCCGTCGACGCTCGTCCCGCGGGGCTTCTTCGCGTTCTCGGAAGCCATCTTCCCGGTGTGTCGGCTGGTGACACCGGGGCACACCGGCGAAATCGAACTCACCGCGGCCGTCGACCTGCTCGTCTCGGCCGGCCGGCGCGTCGAGACCGTCGACCTGTCGGGGTGGTGCGTGAACGTCAACACCGGGGCGGACCGCGAGCGGGTCGCTGACCTGCTCGGTCGGTAG
- a CDS encoding type IV pilin gives MTADTTRGVSAVVGTVVLVALVAVLAAGVFAAGAAVESLDDPPPSVVAEADDVVAACSGCGSADQVVRLSHRGGDAVALAETDLVVDLPGHDLRTRLVDLPLPHNCLPDSHVEGPDLFDGRCGRVAGSVTAVGADDDGVWSAGESFSVRLSEGAVRLDPGDEVVVRLVHAPSGTTVTERTAAVSSG, from the coding sequence ATGACGGCCGACACGACGCGTGGCGTTTCGGCGGTGGTGGGGACGGTCGTCTTGGTCGCGCTCGTCGCGGTCCTCGCGGCCGGGGTGTTCGCTGCCGGGGCGGCGGTCGAGTCGCTGGACGACCCGCCGCCGTCGGTGGTCGCCGAGGCCGACGACGTCGTCGCCGCGTGTTCGGGCTGTGGGTCCGCTGACCAGGTGGTCCGCCTGTCCCACCGGGGTGGCGACGCGGTCGCGCTCGCGGAGACCGACCTGGTCGTCGACCTTCCCGGCCACGACCTGCGGACGCGACTCGTGGACCTGCCGCTCCCGCACAACTGTCTGCCGGACAGCCACGTCGAGGGTCCGGATCTCTTCGACGGCCGCTGCGGTCGCGTTGCGGGGTCGGTGACGGCCGTCGGCGCGGACGACGACGGCGTCTGGAGCGCCGGCGAGAGCTTTTCGGTTCGCCTCAGCGAGGGTGCGGTCCGCCTCGACCCGGGTGACGAGGTGGTCGTTCGCCTCGTCCACGCGCCGTCGGGGACCACGGTGACCGAACGGACGGCTGCTGTCTCCAGTGGGTAG
- a CDS encoding ATP-grasp domain-containing protein, translated as MLQLAVATNKQTHDRMRDPLAERGVAVTYVPTAERTIPLDADFGDFDAGFVFPPRLAEGGVVSELLDVPWVNGRETVLRSRHKGETLARLSRAGVPVPETVVVSDPVDESDLAAAFERFDPPVVVKPNSVTRGIGVAKATDLDSFLGICDYLDLVHDYRATGDCSFLVQEYVADARDYRAMCIDGEYVGAVERRLPDEALAAGQWKHNVHRGAVATGVDLPDDLRRLAERAAAAMDIPFVGIDLLVTDDRAVVNETNARPTIDEATKYEAGFYDDLTALIRATASE; from the coding sequence ATGCTCCAGCTGGCGGTGGCGACGAACAAGCAGACCCACGATCGGATGCGGGACCCCCTCGCCGAGCGCGGCGTCGCGGTCACCTACGTCCCGACGGCAGAGCGGACCATCCCGCTCGACGCCGACTTCGGGGACTTCGACGCCGGGTTCGTCTTCCCGCCCCGTCTCGCAGAGGGCGGGGTCGTCAGCGAACTCCTCGACGTCCCCTGGGTCAACGGGCGCGAGACGGTGCTGCGGTCGCGCCACAAGGGTGAGACGCTGGCGCGACTCTCCCGTGCCGGAGTCCCGGTCCCGGAGACGGTCGTCGTCTCGGACCCGGTCGACGAGTCGGACCTGGCCGCCGCCTTCGAGCGGTTCGACCCGCCGGTGGTCGTCAAGCCGAACTCGGTCACCCGCGGCATCGGCGTGGCGAAGGCGACGGATCTCGATTCCTTCCTGGGAATCTGTGACTACCTCGACCTGGTCCACGACTACAGGGCGACCGGCGACTGTTCGTTCCTGGTCCAGGAGTACGTCGCCGACGCCCGGGACTACCGCGCGATGTGCATCGACGGCGAGTACGTCGGGGCGGTTGAGCGCCGCCTGCCCGACGAGGCGCTGGCGGCCGGGCAGTGGAAGCACAACGTCCACCGCGGTGCCGTCGCGACTGGCGTCGACCTGCCCGACGACCTCCGTCGGCTTGCCGAACGGGCCGCCGCGGCGATGGATATTCCCTTCGTGGGAATCGACCTCCTGGTGACCGACGACCGTGCGGTCGTCAACGAGACCAATGCACGGCCGACAATCGACGAGGCGACGAAGTACGAGGCGGGATTCTACGACGATTTGACGGCGTTGATTCGGGCGACCGCGAGCGAGTGA
- a CDS encoding ABC transporter ATP-binding protein, with the protein MASAIELMGLTKRFGDVVALDGVDLTVEEGEIFGFLGPNGAGKSTTIDTLLDFVRPTAGSVRVLGMDAQADSLAIRRRTGVLPDAYSVYGRLTGRQHVQFAIDAKGSDEDPLALLERVGIADAADRKAGGYSKGMRQRLVLAMALVGEPDILILDEPSTGLDPNGAREMRRIIREESERGATVFFSSHILEQVEAICDRVAILDEGRVVTVDTIAGLRDGAGSGTQLTITVDAVPEGAVKAIRVLDGVREATATETTVSVTIDEGSKTAILDVLESSGAEVLDFTTAETSLEELFATYTGDAEDTAPTPEADGEPAEVAR; encoded by the coding sequence ATGGCATCTGCAATCGAACTCATGGGATTGACCAAGCGCTTCGGCGACGTAGTGGCGCTCGACGGCGTCGACCTCACCGTCGAGGAGGGGGAGATTTTCGGCTTCCTCGGCCCCAACGGCGCGGGCAAGTCGACGACCATCGACACGCTGCTGGACTTCGTCCGTCCGACTGCCGGGTCCGTCCGCGTCCTCGGCATGGACGCCCAGGCCGACAGCCTCGCCATCCGACGGCGGACCGGCGTGCTGCCCGACGCATACAGCGTCTACGGCCGGCTGACCGGTCGCCAGCACGTCCAGTTCGCCATCGACGCGAAGGGGTCCGACGAGGACCCACTGGCCCTCCTGGAACGGGTCGGCATCGCCGACGCCGCCGACCGGAAGGCCGGCGGCTACTCGAAGGGGATGCGCCAGCGCCTCGTCCTCGCGATGGCGCTCGTCGGCGAACCCGACATCCTCATCCTGGACGAGCCCTCGACAGGACTCGACCCGAACGGTGCCCGCGAGATGCGCCGCATCATCCGCGAGGAGAGCGAGCGCGGCGCGACCGTGTTCTTCTCCAGCCACATCCTCGAACAGGTCGAGGCAATCTGCGACCGCGTGGCGATTCTCGACGAGGGTCGCGTCGTCACCGTCGATACCATCGCTGGCCTGCGCGACGGCGCCGGCAGCGGCACGCAACTGACCATCACCGTCGACGCCGTGCCGGAGGGGGCTGTGAAGGCTATCAGAGTCCTCGACGGCGTCCGCGAGGCGACTGCCACCGAGACGACCGTCTCGGTCACCATCGACGAGGGCAGCAAGACGGCCATCCTCGACGTCCTCGAATCCTCGGGCGCGGAGGTGCTCGACTTCACGACGGCCGAGACCTCGCTCGAAGAGCTGTTCGCGACCTACACCGGCGACGCGGAGGACACCGCCCCGACGCCGGAGGCCGACGGGGAACCCGCGGAGGTGGCGCGATGA
- a CDS encoding pyridoxamine 5'-phosphate oxidase family protein, with protein sequence MRELTAEEVAEVLAHNGIGVLALYDGTRPYAIPMSFGYDGSEAVFAVQFGSGESSRKRDCLDVSTEASFTVYEEPEQGRWRSVVLSGELVEVPEAETDAAFAALATNAEFAPDTSVWGVPLDEVTFTLYRLDIDDCEGREFSMGH encoded by the coding sequence ATGCGCGAACTGACAGCGGAGGAGGTCGCCGAGGTGCTGGCACACAACGGTATCGGCGTCCTGGCGCTGTACGACGGGACCCGACCGTACGCGATTCCGATGTCCTTCGGCTACGACGGGTCCGAGGCCGTCTTCGCGGTCCAGTTCGGGTCCGGCGAGTCCAGCCGGAAACGCGACTGTCTCGACGTGAGCACCGAGGCGTCGTTCACGGTCTACGAGGAACCGGAGCAGGGCCGGTGGCGCAGCGTCGTCCTCTCGGGCGAACTCGTCGAAGTCCCCGAGGCGGAGACCGACGCGGCCTTCGCCGCACTGGCAACGAACGCCGAGTTCGCGCCGGACACGAGCGTCTGGGGCGTCCCGCTCGACGAGGTGACGTTCACGCTGTATCGCCTGGACATCGACGACTGCGAGGGCCGCGAGTTCTCGATGGGCCACTGA
- a CDS encoding DUF7344 domain-containing protein → MGGENERRTGTTTSEAEDSASSRLADDVFFRALAEESRRRLLAYLLEENAATLDDLAGLLVGWDTADSGTMASPEAYEQARVRLKHRDLPLLAAGDLVDYDEGSGRVSLGNLDEDATELIRMSVERAEE, encoded by the coding sequence ATGGGGGGAGAGAACGAACGGCGGACGGGGACCACCACTTCGGAAGCAGAGGACAGCGCGTCCTCGCGGCTCGCGGACGACGTGTTCTTCCGCGCGCTGGCCGAGGAATCGCGCCGACGCCTCCTCGCGTACCTGCTCGAAGAGAACGCCGCAACGCTCGACGACCTCGCAGGGCTGCTCGTGGGCTGGGACACCGCGGACAGCGGCACCATGGCCTCGCCGGAGGCGTACGAGCAGGCGCGAGTCAGGCTCAAACACCGCGACCTGCCGCTGCTCGCGGCGGGCGACCTCGTGGACTACGACGAGGGGAGCGGACGCGTCTCGCTCGGGAACCTCGACGAGGACGCCACGGAACTGATCCGCATGAGCGTCGAGCGCGCCGAGGAGTGA